The nucleotide sequence TGCCACGCGCCATGTGCTGCCCCGGCTGCGAAGCGGTGGCGCAAACCATCGTCGACATCGGCCAAAGCGCCTACTACCGCGACCGCGACGAATACGCCGTCAACGCGGCCGACGCCACCATGGTGCCGCCCGAATTGCGTCTGTACAGCAATGACGACGCACAGTTCGCGCGCGACGCCAGCAGCTGCGAGGCGACACTCTCCGTCGAAGGCATCCGCTGCGCCGCCTGCGTCTGGTTGATCGAACGTCAGCTAACGCGCCTGCCCGGCGTGCAGGCCGCCAGCCTGAACGTCGCCACGGAGCGCCTGTACGTGCGCTGGAGCCGCGCGCAGTGCGAGCCGGGCGACATCCTGCAAGCCGTGCGGCAAGTGGGCTACACGGCTTATCCGTATGACGCCGTGCGCCATGGCGAGCGCCTGCAAAAAGCCAGCAAGACCCTGGGCCGCCAGCTGTTCGTGGCGGGCCTGTCGATGATGCAGGTGATGATGTACGTGGCACCCGCCTACCTGGCCGCCGAGGATGGCACCCTGGACGACAGTATGGCCAGCCTGATGCGCTGGGCCAGCCTGCTGCTCACCTTACCGGCCATCTGCTATTCAGCCATGCCCTTCTTCCAGGGCGCCTGGGCCAGCCTGCGCGCGCGCACCCTGGGCATGGACGTGCCCGTCGCGCTGGGCATCCTGGCGGCCTTCTTCGGCAGCGTGGTGGCGACCTTTACGGGCCGCGGCGAAGTGTATTACGACTCGGCCACGATGTTCATCTTCCTGCTGCTGTGCAGCCGCTATTTCGAATTGCAGGCGCGCCGCAAGGCCGCCTCGGCGCTGGAACGGCTGCAGCATGCCTTGCCTGCCTCGGCCTCGCTGATGGCGGGCTTTCCAGAGCACCGCGCCACCACCCTGGTGCCGGCAGGCACGCTGGACGTGGGCGACATCATCCTCGTGAAACCGGGCGAGGCGATCGCCGCCGACAGCGTCATCATCGAAGGCACGAGCGCGCTCGATTTATCTCTGCTGACGGGCGAGAGCGCTGCCCAGCGCCGCAAGACGGGGGAACAGGTGCCGGGCGGGGCCATCAACGCCAGCGCGGCGCTGATATTGCGCGTGCTCAAACCGGCGCGCGAAAGCACCCTGTCCGACCTGTTAAAACTCATCGAGCGGGCCGGTAGCGGCAAGCCGCAGATCGCGCAGTGGGCCGATAAAGTGGCGGCCTGGTTCGTGCTGGGCCTGCTGCTGTTTGCCGTCGCCGTGTTCGCCTTCTGGAGCTGGCACGATGCGTCGCGGGCCTGGCCCGTGGCTATCGCCGTGCTGGTCGTGTCGTGCCCGTGCGCCTTGTCCCTGGCCACGCCGACGGCGCTGGCGGCCGCGACGGACAGCCTGCTGCGACGCGGCGTGCTCATCGTCCAGCCGCATGTGCTGGAAACCTTGCACCGCGCCACCCACATCGTCTTCGACAAGACGGGCACCTTGACGCTGGGCCGGCCTGTGCTGCAGCAAATCGAGGGCCTGGGCAGCATGACGGAAGACGCTTGCCTGCAAGTGGCCGCCGCGCTGGAAGCGGGCAGCGCTCATCCGCTGGCGCAGGCGATCCTCAGCGCCGCCGAAGGGTTGTCAAGACAGCAGCCGCGCGCGCATGCGGAAAATTTGCAGGAAGTGCAGGGCCAGGGTCTCGAAGGCATCGTCGACGGCGTGCGCTACCGCCTGGGCAATGCGGCCTTTGTGGCCGCCATCGCCGGGCCGCCGCTGGGCGACACGGCCGTCGGCGTGCAGGGCATGACGCCGCTCTACCTGGGCGCGCAGGGACACTGGCTCACGCGCTTTTTGCTCAGCGATGCGCTGCGCCCGGAGGCGCGCGAAGTGGTCGATTATTTCCATAAGCGCGGCAAGCAAGTCGTGCTGCTGAGCGGCGACCAGGAAGCGCTGACGCAAAGCGTGGCGGCGCAACTGGGCATCGCCACGGCTTGCGGCGAATGCCTGCCCGATGAAAAGCTCGATTTCGTGCAGCAACTGCAGGCGACGGGCGCCGTGGTGGCGATGGTGGGCGACGGCATCAACGACGCCGCCGTGCTGAGCGCGGCCGATGTCTCGTTTGCCATGGGTTCCGGCGCCGCGCTGGCGCAGGCGCATGCGGACACGGTGCTGCTCTCAAGCCAGTTGAATTCAGTGCTCGACACGGCAATAACGGCCGCGCGCAGCATGCGCATCATCCGCGAAAACCTGGGCTGGGCCACCCTGTACAATCTGACGGCCATCCCGGCCGCCGCGCTGGGTTTCCTGAACCCCTGGCTGTCCGGCGTCGGCATGGCTGCCAGCTCGGCGGTCGTCATCGCCAACGCCCTGCGCCTGCGGAAAGCCTGAACCATGGAAGCACTCTACCTCCTCATCCCCTTAAGCGTCGTGGTCGTCTTCATCGCCCTGTGGGTGTATTTCACGGCCTCCGACAGCGGCCAGTTCGACGACCTCGTCGGACCGGGCCTGCGCGTGCTGCAGGACGACGATATGCCGGCCAAGCCGGCTCCCGACGAACCGCACGCCTGACGTTTCCCCTCCGGCACGATGGCGCCTGGCCATCGTTGAACTATGCCATTTGACGCAGATCAAGCCCTGATTGTAGGGATATTGCATGGCTTTTTTTGACCGAAATATGCCTATATTTCGATGCCAGTTCGCTACGCTTATTTCATCCGGGGAATTTTGATCCACATCAAAGTTTTTTCGCGGTCAAACACTTACTCTCTGGCCACCATCATAAATAGTAATTCCAGGGAGAGTCTTTGTGGATCAATCGCTGAACTATAACTACAAGATCGTGAAGCAATTCGCGGTCGCTACTGTGGTATGGGGCATCATCGGCATGCTGGTTGGCGTTATCATCGCCGCTCAGCTAGCCTGGCCTGCCCTGAACCTCGACATACCATGGCTGACATACGGACGTTTGCGTCCGCTGCACACGAATGCGGTGATTTTCGCCTTCGGCATCTGCGGCCTGTTCGCCACCTCGTACTACGTTGTACAACGCACCTGCCAGGTGCGCCTGTTTTCCGACAAGCTGGCCGCCTTCACGTTCTGGGGCTGGCAAGCAGTGATCCTGTGCGCCGTCGTCAGCCTGCCCATGGGCCTGACGCGCGGCAAAGAATACGCCGAACTGGAATGGCCTATCGCCATCCTCATCGCCGTCGTCTGGATCGCCTACGCCATCGTGTTCTTCGGCACCTTGATCAAGCGCAAGGTCAAGCACATCTACGTGGCCAACTGGTTCTTCGGCGCCTACATCCTGGCCGTGACGATTTTGCACGTGGTCAATGGCGCCGTCATGCCAGCCTCGTTCACCAAGTCGTACTCCGCCTATGCGGGCGTGCAGGACGCCATGATCCAGTGGTGGTACGGCCATAACGCGGTGGGTTTCATCCTGACCGCCGGCTACCTGGGCATGGTCTACTACTTCATCCCGAAACAGGCAGAGCGCCCCGTGTACTCGTACCGCCTGTCCATCGTCCACTTCTGGGCGCTGATCTTCACTTACATGTGGGCGGGCCCGCATCACCTGCACTACACGGCATTGCCTGACTGGACGCAATCGATCGGCATGGTCTTCTCGCTGGTCCTGCTGGCACCAAGCTGGGGCGGCATGATCAACGGCATCATGACCCTGTCGGGCGCCTGGCACAAGCTGCGCACCGATCCGATCCTGAAATTCATGATCGTCTCGCTGTCGTTCTACGGCATCGCCACCTTCGAAGGTCCGATGATGTCGATCAAGACCATCAACTCGCTGTCGCACTACACCGACTGGACCGTTGCCCACGTACATGCGGGCGCCCTGGGCTGGGTGGGCTTCATCACCATGGGTTCGATCTACTATCTGCTGCCACGCCTGGCGGGCCGCACGCAGATGCACAGCACGCGCCTGGTTGACGTGCACTTCTGGGTAGCCACCATCGGCATCGTGCTGTACATCGCCGCAATGTGGATCGCCGGCGTGATGCAGGGCCTGATGTGGCGTGCGGTCAATCCGGACGGCACCCTGACCTACACCTTTGTCGAGAGCGTGAAAGCAACGTATCCGTACTACGTGGTGCGCGTGGCCGGTGGCCTGCTGTACCTGTCGGGTATGTGCATCATGGGCTACAACACCTGGATGACCTTGCGCGGCAGCAAACTCCCCGTCGCCCGCATTCCAGAACTGAACGCGGCGCACGCCTGATAGGAGCGAAAGCAAATGAAATTTTCACATGCATGGATTGAGAGAAACCCCTGGCTGCTGATCGCCCTGGTCACTGTGGTGATCAGCATCGGCGGCGCTGTCGAGATCGTTCCCCTGTTCTTCCAGAAGAGCACGACGGAGCCGGTCGCCGGCCTGAAGCCGTATTCGCCGCTGCGCCTGGCGGGCCGCGACATTTACGTGCGCGAAGGCTGCTACAACTGCCACTCGCAGATGGTACGTCCGCTGCGCGCGGAAACGGAACGCTATGGCCACTATTCGGTCGCTGGCGAGTTCGTGTACGACCGTCCGTTCCAGTGGGGTTCCAAGCGCACGGGGCCGGACCTGGCCCGCGTGGGCGCCCGCTACAGCGATGAATGGCACCGCACGCACTTGAACAACCCGCGCGACGTGGTGCCCGAGTCGAACATGCCGGCCTACCCATGGCTGGCGAAGACCAAGCTGGTGCCTGACGACATCATGCCGAAGATGCGCGCCCTGAAACGCCTGGGCCAGCCGTACAGCGATGCGGAAATCGCCGCCGGCCCGGCACAGCTGCAGGACAAGACGGAAGAAGACGCCCTGGTCGCCTATCTGCAAGGCCTCGGTACATTAATCAAAACAAGGAATTAGCATGGCAATCGAAAACCTGTTTGACAGCGCCAGCAGCGTCATGACGGTGGTTTCCTTTACGACGTTCGTAGGCATCCTGTGGTGGACTTTCAGCCGCAGCAATAGCGACTTCGACGCGGCGGCGCGCCTGCCGTTCGACGACGAGGCGCTCGACTATCCGGCAGCGCCGGTATCCATGCCTGTGCCGGCACAAGGGGAGCGCAACCATGGCTGACTTTACCAATGGCTTCTGGAATATCTACATCATCGTGCTGTCCTTGCTGGGCATCATCGGCTGCGGCGTGCTGCTGTACTCGCAGTCGAAAATCAAAGTGGTCGACGGCGCGCCTGCCGACGGCACCACGGGCCACGTCTGGGACGAGGACTTGAAGGAACTCAATACGCCGATGCCGCGCTGGTGGATGTGGTTGTTCTACATCACCATCGTCTTCGCCCTGGCGTATCTGTTCCTGTACCCGGGCCTGGGCACCTATGCCGGCAGCCTGG is from Janthinobacterium sp. 61 and encodes:
- a CDS encoding heavy metal translocating P-type ATPase, whose protein sequence is MNAVLKPSACFHCGLPVPFGSHWHVTIDELPRAMCCPGCEAVAQTIVDIGQSAYYRDRDEYAVNAADATMVPPELRLYSNDDAQFARDASSCEATLSVEGIRCAACVWLIERQLTRLPGVQAASLNVATERLYVRWSRAQCEPGDILQAVRQVGYTAYPYDAVRHGERLQKASKTLGRQLFVAGLSMMQVMMYVAPAYLAAEDGTLDDSMASLMRWASLLLTLPAICYSAMPFFQGAWASLRARTLGMDVPVALGILAAFFGSVVATFTGRGEVYYDSATMFIFLLLCSRYFELQARRKAASALERLQHALPASASLMAGFPEHRATTLVPAGTLDVGDIILVKPGEAIAADSVIIEGTSALDLSLLTGESAAQRRKTGEQVPGGAINASAALILRVLKPARESTLSDLLKLIERAGSGKPQIAQWADKVAAWFVLGLLLFAVAVFAFWSWHDASRAWPVAIAVLVVSCPCALSLATPTALAAATDSLLRRGVLIVQPHVLETLHRATHIVFDKTGTLTLGRPVLQQIEGLGSMTEDACLQVAAALEAGSAHPLAQAILSAAEGLSRQQPRAHAENLQEVQGQGLEGIVDGVRYRLGNAAFVAAIAGPPLGDTAVGVQGMTPLYLGAQGHWLTRFLLSDALRPEAREVVDYFHKRGKQVVLLSGDQEALTQSVAAQLGIATACGECLPDEKLDFVQQLQATGAVVAMVGDGINDAAVLSAADVSFAMGSGAALAQAHADTVLLSSQLNSVLDTAITAARSMRIIRENLGWATLYNLTAIPAAALGFLNPWLSGVGMAASSAVVIANALRLRKA
- the ccoS gene encoding cbb3-type cytochrome oxidase assembly protein CcoS — its product is MEALYLLIPLSVVVVFIALWVYFTASDSGQFDDLVGPGLRVLQDDDMPAKPAPDEPHA
- the ccoN gene encoding cytochrome-c oxidase, cbb3-type subunit I, which gives rise to MDQSLNYNYKIVKQFAVATVVWGIIGMLVGVIIAAQLAWPALNLDIPWLTYGRLRPLHTNAVIFAFGICGLFATSYYVVQRTCQVRLFSDKLAAFTFWGWQAVILCAVVSLPMGLTRGKEYAELEWPIAILIAVVWIAYAIVFFGTLIKRKVKHIYVANWFFGAYILAVTILHVVNGAVMPASFTKSYSAYAGVQDAMIQWWYGHNAVGFILTAGYLGMVYYFIPKQAERPVYSYRLSIVHFWALIFTYMWAGPHHLHYTALPDWTQSIGMVFSLVLLAPSWGGMINGIMTLSGAWHKLRTDPILKFMIVSLSFYGIATFEGPMMSIKTINSLSHYTDWTVAHVHAGALGWVGFITMGSIYYLLPRLAGRTQMHSTRLVDVHFWVATIGIVLYIAAMWIAGVMQGLMWRAVNPDGTLTYTFVESVKATYPYYVVRVAGGLLYLSGMCIMGYNTWMTLRGSKLPVARIPELNAAHA
- the ccoO gene encoding cytochrome-c oxidase, cbb3-type subunit II; translated protein: MKFSHAWIERNPWLLIALVTVVISIGGAVEIVPLFFQKSTTEPVAGLKPYSPLRLAGRDIYVREGCYNCHSQMVRPLRAETERYGHYSVAGEFVYDRPFQWGSKRTGPDLARVGARYSDEWHRTHLNNPRDVVPESNMPAYPWLAKTKLVPDDIMPKMRALKRLGQPYSDAEIAAGPAQLQDKTEEDALVAYLQGLGTLIKTRN
- a CDS encoding cbb3-type cytochrome c oxidase subunit 3 encodes the protein MAIENLFDSASSVMTVVSFTTFVGILWWTFSRSNSDFDAAARLPFDDEALDYPAAPVSMPVPAQGERNHG